The Methanomassiliicoccales archaeon DNA segment TTTAGGGTCGAGAACAATCACGTAATCTGGCTCATAGATTCCTGCATGAATTCTTATAGGCTTATCATCGATCCTACAAAACGCTGTCACAGGTGCCCCGCGTCTTTCGACGCCAAAAAAAGGGAACGCTGCAACCCGCATACCGTCCTTGACCGCAGCCCGGGCAAGGATTTCAGAGGCCACAACGGCTCCCTGCCCTCCTCGTCCATGTATGCGAATTTCAATCATGAGTATGACACCAATGCGGTCAAGTTGGTCGGTAGTTATAAGCGTTTTCTATGCTCTTATTGAGCACGTTACTTGATAGCATTCGGTTTTCGTTGATTATCGAGCGATTTGCAGTTAAATGATATTAATATAGGCTGCAAATCATGCTTTGTCGAGGAATGCATAAGTAATGCTTTTGTAGATTAGGAATCTTTGTATGAGTTCAAGAAAAATCATATTTCATTCGCTTCAATTCAGGGTCTTTGCAAATGCTACGGAAGATGAGAACAAAGTTATCAAGGCACTGCAGTTTGTAACTGGTACAGAGCAGTTTCGAAGGTCTGTCACTCTTGGATACCATGGCAATCCAAAAACCATATTTGAATCAACGCTTAATAGAAGCCACGAAATCAATTCTTTTTTCGTGCGATGGAGATTAGAGGACTTAGAGCGCGTCTTAGAAACCTTGTCGGTGAGAATCGATGAAAATGGTTTCATTTTTTTCAGATTTGACAAGCAGGAAGCATTCTATGAGAGGTTGATCTTGAGCGAGGGAGAGGACGTCATTGCGGTAAAAGGCAAAATCATGGCCTATCCAAGCACATGGGATCGTGCAGTTGAGGTTGCAAGAGAGTACTTTACTCAACTGATCGAAGTAAAAAGAATATCATGAAATGACTTCCCAACTACGGGACGGCATAATTTTTTCCTGAAAGAAAAGGGATTACTCTAGCTCGTCGATTGAAGTGAAGCTACCTAATGCACTTTTGATTTGAATCTGATTTCTCATATCATAAGATATTAAATATTACATGGGATATCGAACAGTATTCCGCAGGGGTAGCCAAGCCTGGCCAACGGCGCAAGGCTTAGGACCTTGTCCCGAAGGGGTCCGTGCGTTCAAATCGCACCCCCTGCACCTTTTGGCAGCAACTGGCTTGTAACGATCTTGGTTTGCTTGCATTGAATGATTTTGATTAATAATATAATCACGGGGAAGCTCCTGACGGTCTTCTTTTCTATTGGAAATTAACGGGGAGAAGCAATTGGATGGAAATTACAACTTCGAGATAGTTTTCTTATACGTATATCGTCTACGATAAGGGTTGAGGCTGAAAAATGTCAGTAAGAAGTAGTAGAATATTGGGCGGAGTGGGCTCATTACTTATGTTTATTGGGGTTTTTCCATACGTCAATTATTTTGGCATAATTGAGTTCGTCGGTCTAATACTCATCATGATCGCTCTGCACAATCTGGCTAACTATTACAACGAAGGGAGGATTTTCAGCAATGCCCTTTACGCATTGACAATGGGACTAATTGGCGTCGTAATCACAATTGCATTGGTCATCGTTACTGTTCTAACTTCGCTCAAAGATTTTCTCTACACGATTTTTCCAGATTGGAATGGAGACTGGACGGCTCTTTCAGGTCTAACACCGGATATGTCAAGGTTTTCTACAGAGGTCATCATGCCTTTTTTGATAGGAATTTTAGCGGCATTCGTTGTACTTTGGGTGTTTGTTGTAATTTCGGCATTCTTTGTTAGACGCTCGTTTGGAGCGCTTTCAAGAAAATCAGGCGTTGGTTTGTTCTCAACAGCTGGATTATTACTTCTAATAGGTGCATTGCTGATTATTCTTTTTGGCATAGGGGCAATCCTGATCTGGATTTCAGCGCTATTGCTTGCCATCGCTTTCTTCTCCATAAAACCATAGCCGCTACAACCGACGCAATTAACAACACCAGTTAAGACTAATTAAATTAATATCAATTGCTGTTCAAAATACGATAAGACAAGATTATGCGTTAATGGAGATAATAACTTATATATGAACTTCGTGAATGGTCATGACTGAAAAATCTTATGTAGAAAATGATTTAGATTGGAAGAAATTTATTAAAGAACACTGGAACATAGTTGCGGCATTCGCAGCAGCTGGAATTTTGGCATTTGTGGGCGCAATCTACGTCTTTTCATGGTTCATTGAAGAGATTCAGTCAACGGGTCTAGTACCCATAGCTTTGGGTTCTTGGACAATTGGGCATGTGGTGGCATTTATTTTGAATTTGATTTTCTGGGAATCACTCCTTATTGGTGTTCCAGCAATCATAGGAGCGGCATTAGGTTGGCTGTGGTGGAAGAGGCTACCCGTTGAGGAAAAGAAAGGATATCGTTTTTTTAAGAAACGATCCCGCGCAATGCGTGGTGGAAGCGGGGCATCATTTGTGTTCTTTATTGCTCTCTGCATCAAGGTTTTTATCGATGGAAACTGGAATGTTGCTATTGCATCTTGGACCTTGGACTATGTTGCGCATTCGATGATTACAATAGTGGTCTGGACTGCAATCATCTTTGGGATTCCTATAACTATAGGACTCGTCTTGTGGCTAAATCACGAGTTGAAAAAGAACTCCTGAACCTTCTTGGCTTTGGCATTTGATTTTCCACCCACCATTTTCTCCAATAGCATCAGCTGAAAAACTGGGTCTCAAGGGTTATTTTTGCACATCGACAGCGTTTAGGTCCCGTTTCTATCAACCTTTCCCAACGCCATAGAATTAAACTGGTGTAAGGCTTTATTGTTCCAATTGTTGTCCGTTGAATTCAATGTAAGTGATCGATCAAAAAAAGGACATTCTTATTGGATCGGAGGGTGATCACCTAAGAAAATGTATCTCGCCGAGGTAAGATATATCTATATGACTCGTCAAACAATCGATCTTGATTGAGAAGTGCCATTATTTTTTCTGCAATACTATATGTATATGATGATTACATAAAATTACATATGAACGATAAGACTAACAAAAAGCATCGGCGTGATATTATAGGTGGAATCATCATCGTTTCTTTGCTTATGATCCTGCTGGTCGTACAGATAGCGAGATTTTTTAACTTCTATTGGGACGCTCTTAATTCACCTTATGGTCAATTTGCTCTTGCAATTGTGATCATTGGACTCATCATTGTCACTATTTACGTCTTGTATCATAAGTAATATGCTTGCTTGGGATTGATCTCTTTGAAATTGGAGTTTTATTAGTTCTAATATATCTCCTTGCTATTTTCCTGTTCTTTTACTTTTTAATTCATTTTTGTCAGAAAATCAGTTAATATTTCTTTGGGATTCCTGCAATAAAAATTAGTTTAGATGCAATAACTCTATTGTGCCAGAAAACAACATTTTATAATTTACAATGCAAAACAGTCTTGACTCCTTTGGTTCCCATTCCTATCATT contains these protein-coding regions:
- a CDS encoding RNA-binding domain-containing protein, producing the protein MSSRKIIFHSLQFRVFANATEDENKVIKALQFVTGTEQFRRSVTLGYHGNPKTIFESTLNRSHEINSFFVRWRLEDLERVLETLSVRIDENGFIFFRFDKQEAFYERLILSEGEDVIAVKGKIMAYPSTWDRAVEVAREYFTQLIEVKRIS
- a CDS encoding DUF996 domain-containing protein; amino-acid sequence: MSVRSSRILGGVGSLLMFIGVFPYVNYFGIIEFVGLILIMIALHNLANYYNEGRIFSNALYALTMGLIGVVITIALVIVTVLTSLKDFLYTIFPDWNGDWTALSGLTPDMSRFSTEVIMPFLIGILAAFVVLWVFVVISAFFVRRSFGALSRKSGVGLFSTAGLLLLIGALLIILFGIGAILIWISALLLAIAFFSIKP